Proteins encoded together in one uncultured Sphaerochaeta sp. window:
- a CDS encoding DUF2264 domain-containing protein: MVAYDTPLKELKIQSREDVAKSLLLLLQPCSHALVKDGSGLFVGNESAHYSQHVALLEGWSRLLWGVVPLRSGGFSWDAESTHAKGLIVGTDSESPYYWGDVGDYDQRMVEMAAIALSLLLTPEFYWEPLSKTEQNNLCNWLAMINTHTMSPNNWLFFRVLVNMAFESLGRSEFCIDTMMKDLDKLESMYAGDGWYRDQVPFDNYNPLAMQYYALIYYAFRKNKDPERCERFSERAKLFAQQHIHFFTEEGSFVPYGRSLTYRFAVVSFYSACAFAGLEVLPWGVIKGIILRSFRWWFQQPIFDRDGFLTVGYQYPSRQMAEQYNAPGSPYWALKTYLVLALPETHPFWQTEESDLPELEKIFLLKQPGAIMQRTDDDDVVMLNAGQYPTFHMLHIAEKYAKFAYSARYTFSVAASYYDFAHTGCDSMLFVSDDATHWRTRRESKTLVANASYIGSLWHPYPDVSITTYLIPAGSFHVRVHKVKTKRKLYTKEGGFAIELFRGWEPSIEPEEHYANPSSISISLPWDTSHISDPLQKREAGSINPLPNLNLAYSTTIVPILTSMIEAENTMVMMSCIGAWKNGTTPAYPKITYDEKKGEIHYNSLKLSI, translated from the coding sequence ATGGTAGCATATGATACACCACTCAAGGAACTGAAAATACAGTCTCGAGAAGATGTAGCCAAGTCGTTATTGTTGCTTCTCCAACCTTGTAGCCATGCTCTTGTGAAGGATGGATCTGGATTGTTTGTGGGAAATGAATCCGCTCATTACTCACAACATGTGGCCTTATTGGAAGGATGGTCGCGCTTGCTTTGGGGAGTGGTTCCCCTTCGTAGTGGAGGATTCTCTTGGGATGCAGAGTCCACCCACGCAAAAGGGCTCATTGTCGGTACTGATTCGGAAAGTCCCTATTACTGGGGTGATGTAGGTGATTATGACCAACGGATGGTCGAGATGGCAGCGATTGCCTTGTCCTTGTTGCTCACTCCAGAATTTTACTGGGAGCCTCTCAGTAAAACGGAACAAAATAATCTCTGTAATTGGCTCGCAATGATCAATACCCATACAATGTCACCTAACAACTGGCTCTTTTTCAGGGTATTGGTAAATATGGCTTTTGAGTCACTGGGAAGATCTGAATTTTGTATCGATACTATGATGAAAGATCTGGATAAGCTTGAGAGCATGTATGCTGGAGATGGGTGGTATCGTGACCAGGTACCCTTTGACAACTACAATCCTCTGGCCATGCAGTACTATGCATTAATTTATTACGCTTTTAGAAAAAACAAAGATCCTGAACGATGTGAACGATTCTCTGAACGAGCGAAATTGTTTGCCCAACAGCATATCCACTTTTTTACAGAGGAAGGATCCTTCGTACCATATGGTCGTTCATTGACCTATCGCTTTGCGGTTGTCTCTTTCTACAGTGCATGTGCCTTTGCTGGCCTCGAAGTACTTCCATGGGGAGTCATAAAAGGAATCATTCTTCGTTCATTCAGATGGTGGTTCCAGCAACCAATATTTGATCGAGATGGTTTCTTGACTGTTGGATATCAATATCCGAGCAGACAAATGGCTGAACAGTATAATGCACCAGGCTCCCCCTATTGGGCACTTAAAACATACTTGGTTCTTGCATTGCCTGAGACTCATCCATTCTGGCAAACTGAAGAATCAGATCTACCAGAACTCGAAAAGATCTTTTTACTCAAACAACCCGGGGCAATTATGCAACGTACGGATGATGACGATGTAGTAATGCTCAATGCTGGTCAGTATCCAACATTCCACATGTTGCACATTGCAGAGAAGTACGCAAAATTTGCCTATAGTGCACGATACACGTTCAGTGTAGCTGCTTCGTACTATGATTTTGCACACACAGGATGCGACAGTATGCTCTTTGTCAGTGATGATGCAACACATTGGCGTACGAGAAGAGAAAGCAAAACCTTAGTAGCAAATGCATCATATATCGGTTCTCTTTGGCATCCATATCCAGATGTATCCATTACGACGTACCTAATTCCAGCAGGCTCATTCCATGTGAGGGTACATAAGGTAAAAACAAAGAGAAAGCTATACACAAAAGAAGGCGGTTTTGCTATTGAGTTGTTCCGCGGATGGGAGCCATCTATTGAACCAGAAGAACATTATGCCAATCCTTCATCAATTTCGATTTCTCTTCCCTGGGATACGAGCCATATAAGCGACCCATTACAGAAAAGAGAAGCTGGCAGCATTAATCCTCTTCCAAATCTCAATCTTGCATATTCAACGACTATTGTTCCTATCCTCACGTCTATGATTGAAGCAGAAAATACAATGGTGATGATGAGCTGTATTGGAGCATGGAAAAACGGGACCACCCCTGCTTATCCTAAAATTACCTATGACGAAAAGAAAGGTGAAATACACTATAATTCGTTGAAGTTATCGATCTAG
- a CDS encoding glycoside hydrolase family 88 protein, with product MKQDIFNNSSQYSIEFWESAYTYAIEKVRDNISNFSDGYPAPSSNNNVYPKIANIEWTSSFWNGMLWLSYLHTRDEVFRHAGEATLEDYATRLQKRIETNTHDLGFLYILSAKAEYLVTHNESAKITALLAADLLMERYHPKAGIIQAWRDLEDPNQRGRIIIDCLMNIPLLFWATEETKNPRYQEAALRHLARTRETIIRPDATTYHTYYFDTETGNPLRGVTAQGYSDDSCWARGQAWGIYGLTLAYTYTLDPACLVDAKRLAEYFLSHLPSDDVCYWDLIFTDGDEERDSSACAIASCGLMLLASLLPEDDIDAVRYQNKALDMLASLSKSYTTQDNPESNGILMHAVYGKPNNAGVDECVVWGDYFYMEALGTVLGSATRFW from the coding sequence ATGAAACAGGATATTTTTAACAACTCATCCCAGTACTCAATCGAGTTCTGGGAGAGTGCTTACACCTACGCAATCGAAAAAGTACGAGACAATATTTCCAACTTCTCTGATGGATATCCAGCTCCGTCCAGCAACAACAATGTCTATCCCAAAATTGCAAATATTGAGTGGACAAGCAGTTTCTGGAATGGGATGCTGTGGCTGTCGTATCTTCATACCAGAGATGAAGTATTCAGGCATGCCGGAGAAGCAACGCTTGAGGACTATGCAACTCGATTACAAAAGCGGATTGAGACAAACACCCATGACCTAGGATTTCTCTATATCCTCTCTGCAAAGGCTGAGTATTTAGTCACACATAATGAGAGTGCAAAGATTACGGCTCTCCTTGCAGCAGATCTATTGATGGAACGTTACCATCCTAAAGCAGGAATTATCCAAGCATGGAGAGACCTTGAGGATCCAAATCAGAGGGGCAGGATTATTATTGATTGTCTTATGAACATTCCCCTTCTCTTCTGGGCAACCGAAGAGACCAAGAACCCAAGATATCAAGAAGCGGCGTTAAGACATCTTGCACGAACAAGAGAGACCATTATCCGCCCAGATGCAACGACTTATCATACCTACTACTTTGACACAGAAACAGGGAACCCATTACGAGGAGTAACGGCACAAGGATATAGTGACGACTCCTGCTGGGCTCGAGGCCAAGCATGGGGTATCTACGGCCTAACACTGGCATACACCTATACGCTTGATCCTGCCTGCTTGGTTGATGCAAAGCGTTTGGCTGAATATTTTCTATCCCATCTTCCCTCAGATGATGTGTGTTATTGGGATTTGATTTTTACCGATGGGGATGAAGAACGTGACAGCTCTGCCTGTGCCATTGCATCCTGTGGGCTCATGTTACTTGCATCCTTGCTTCCTGAGGATGACATTGATGCAGTGCGATACCAGAACAAAGCGTTGGATATGCTCGCATCACTCAGCAAATCATACACAACTCAGGATAATCCAGAATCCAATGGGATACTTATGCATGCGGTATATGGAAAGCCCAACAATGCAGGAGTTGATGAATGCGTTGTTTGGGGCGACTACTTCTATATGGAAGCATTGGGAACAGTACTGGGAAGCGCAACCCGTTTTTGGTAA
- a CDS encoding glycoside hydrolase family 2 TIM barrel-domain containing protein: MKKAENFNQDIHVVDYRLQYEENRATAETLMSIEGREIELLNGPFHFSPDPYETCLRAKWFKEKKISDNGLPLPIDSDFEGWPTINVPSCWNTECKDLYYYESTALYFKTFKYKEHNPGERVFLHFEGSSYRTYVFLNGKVIGMHDGASTPFSFEITDTLIPDENRLIIAVDASRSKDRVPMDNTDWFNYGGIYRDIMLVRTPTTYIQNFFSQLQPHTTNEVFASVTMDKKINGKAIYRITELGIEKEIPIKEGKGSIVFKADLQLWSPENPKLYTVEISTEDDALCENIGFRDIQVDGINILLNGKPIFLKGISVHEDHITLGKSTNEQVIRDTIADLKEMHGNFIRLAHYPHTRLFSKIADEIGVLLWEEIPVYWAINFVNEATYTDAENQLAELIMRDRNRASVVIWSVGNENPDTDARLSFMSSLAKKTRELDPTRLVSAACLVNTTKLKLEDRLMEHLDIIGNNEYYGWYEPNFEDLLTILNNTDLTKPVIITEFGGGARAGNHGTKDTMWTEEFQEALYIKQFDTLDKAKYVRGMTPWIFYDFRAVRRLNRYQEGFNRKGLIDSDRKTKKLAFYVTQKYYKTKG; the protein is encoded by the coding sequence ATGAAAAAAGCAGAAAATTTCAATCAGGACATCCATGTTGTGGATTATCGTTTGCAATATGAAGAGAACAGGGCAACAGCAGAAACCCTGATGAGTATTGAAGGAAGAGAGATAGAGTTATTGAATGGACCATTCCATTTCTCCCCCGACCCCTATGAAACTTGCCTGCGTGCCAAATGGTTCAAAGAGAAAAAGATCAGTGACAATGGCCTTCCTTTGCCCATAGATTCTGACTTTGAGGGTTGGCCAACTATTAATGTACCGAGTTGTTGGAATACTGAATGCAAAGATTTGTATTATTATGAAAGCACCGCCTTGTACTTCAAAACATTTAAATACAAGGAGCATAATCCAGGGGAGAGAGTATTCTTGCATTTTGAAGGCAGTTCCTATCGTACCTATGTGTTTTTGAATGGCAAGGTCATAGGGATGCATGATGGAGCTTCCACACCGTTTAGTTTCGAGATTACTGATACTCTCATACCTGATGAAAATCGATTGATAATTGCAGTTGATGCTTCGCGGAGTAAGGATCGAGTGCCAATGGATAATACTGACTGGTTCAACTATGGTGGCATATATCGTGACATCATGCTTGTTCGCACACCAACCACCTATATACAGAATTTCTTCTCCCAGTTACAGCCACATACGACAAATGAAGTATTTGCCTCGGTGACTATGGATAAAAAGATCAATGGGAAAGCGATATATCGAATTACTGAATTGGGTATTGAGAAAGAAATACCTATCAAGGAAGGGAAAGGATCTATTGTTTTTAAAGCAGATTTGCAACTCTGGTCCCCAGAGAATCCAAAACTCTATACTGTAGAAATCAGTACTGAGGATGACGCTCTCTGTGAAAACATTGGTTTCAGAGATATACAAGTGGATGGAATAAACATTCTCTTGAATGGAAAGCCGATATTCTTGAAGGGTATTAGTGTACACGAAGACCATATTACCTTGGGAAAGAGCACCAATGAACAGGTAATCAGAGACACCATTGCCGACCTCAAGGAGATGCATGGCAACTTCATCCGCTTGGCACACTACCCTCATACTAGACTATTCTCAAAGATTGCAGATGAAATAGGGGTACTCCTCTGGGAAGAGATTCCTGTCTACTGGGCTATCAACTTTGTCAACGAAGCTACCTATACGGATGCAGAAAACCAACTCGCTGAACTTATTATGCGAGACCGCAATCGTGCCAGTGTGGTTATCTGGTCTGTTGGTAATGAGAATCCTGACACAGACGCAAGACTTTCCTTCATGTCCTCCCTTGCCAAGAAAACGAGGGAACTTGATCCAACTAGACTTGTAAGTGCTGCTTGCTTGGTTAATACCACGAAACTCAAGTTGGAAGATCGATTGATGGAACATCTTGATATCATCGGAAACAATGAATACTACGGATGGTACGAGCCCAATTTTGAAGACCTACTCACGATTCTTAACAATACCGATCTTACAAAGCCTGTTATCATCACTGAATTTGGGGGTGGGGCTAGAGCTGGAAATCACGGTACCAAAGATACCATGTGGACTGAAGAATTCCAGGAAGCGCTCTATATAAAACAATTCGATACACTCGACAAGGCAAAATATGTACGAGGTATGACTCCTTGGATTTTCTACGATTTCAGAGCCGTAAGACGATTGAACCGATACCAGGAGGGGTTCAATAGAAAAGGTTTGATCGATAGCGACCGTAAAACCAAAAAACTGGCGTTCTATGTGACGCAAAAGTATTACAAGACCAAAGGCTGA
- a CDS encoding carbohydrate ABC transporter permease, with translation MISYRQKQQLERVIKYVVLTMVAFITLFPLIIVLSSSFKNESELFNFPFKFIPENPIFTNFARLMDKFPLYIWNSVKLTFTIVVVQLFTAATGAYVFTKLQWKGRDFIFGLYLASMMIPMQAVMIPQFLIIRNINLYDTHASLVFLGAFTAFGTFLIKQYFMSIPDTYCEAARIDGAKEWTIFTTLMLPMSKAVLVTQVIFSFRFFWNDFFTPLIYITTPELKTLPLGMTDFVREQYVYWGPQMAAALISIIPVLIIFLFGQKYFVQGVASSGLKG, from the coding sequence ATGATATCGTATAGGCAGAAACAACAACTAGAGAGAGTTATCAAATACGTCGTTCTGACAATGGTAGCCTTTATCACACTGTTCCCTTTGATTATTGTCTTGTCTTCAAGTTTCAAAAATGAGAGTGAACTCTTCAATTTCCCTTTCAAGTTTATTCCTGAGAACCCCATTTTCACAAACTTTGCACGACTAATGGATAAATTCCCTCTTTATATATGGAACTCCGTTAAACTGACATTTACTATTGTGGTGGTCCAGCTCTTTACAGCAGCAACCGGTGCGTATGTTTTTACAAAATTACAATGGAAAGGACGAGATTTCATATTCGGTCTCTACTTGGCTTCTATGATGATACCGATGCAGGCTGTGATGATTCCCCAGTTTCTCATCATCCGAAATATCAACCTCTATGACACGCACGCTTCATTAGTTTTCTTGGGGGCATTTACTGCTTTCGGTACGTTTCTGATCAAGCAGTACTTTATGTCGATACCGGATACCTACTGCGAGGCTGCTCGCATAGATGGGGCAAAAGAGTGGACGATTTTTACCACGTTGATGCTCCCCATGAGTAAAGCTGTCCTAGTCACACAGGTAATCTTCTCATTCCGATTTTTCTGGAACGATTTTTTCACACCACTGATTTATATCACCACACCAGAGCTTAAGACACTTCCTCTGGGAATGACGGATTTTGTACGGGAACAATATGTGTATTGGGGGCCACAAATGGCAGCTGCACTTATTTCAATTATTCCGGTACTCATCATCTTCTTGTTCGGGCAAAAATACTTCGTGCAAGGCGTCGCTTCTTCAGGACTAAAGGGGTAA
- a CDS encoding sugar ABC transporter permease encodes MNTGNSLKKTGTILSFLLPSFIGFMIFVFSPMIMAVALSFTNYSGGPRFRFIGLKNYIVAFTNPDFLSYLFVTFKFMTITVLFQIGLGLMFALILARNFRACATYRGLLYLPNILSSVAVGLAFMFIFEPSSGFMNQMLASLGLPTSKWLASSKSSLSVIITIAIWQNFGYYMVLFIGGLQNISITLYEAAEMDGAGKIKQFFHVTLPGLSPILFYGLTIAIIRGFQVFDYIYIMTGGQQGGGPAGSTNVLAFDIYLNAFTFFRFGYASAESVVLMIIILAVTFLQSHGQKKWVNYDIV; translated from the coding sequence GTGAATACAGGCAATTCACTTAAGAAGACAGGAACCATACTTTCATTCTTGCTACCAAGCTTTATTGGTTTTATGATTTTTGTCTTCTCACCAATGATTATGGCCGTAGCGCTCTCTTTCACAAATTATTCAGGTGGTCCACGGTTTCGCTTTATCGGGTTGAAAAACTATATCGTTGCGTTTACAAACCCTGATTTTCTCTCATATCTATTCGTAACGTTCAAGTTCATGACTATTACGGTTCTCTTCCAGATTGGTTTAGGCTTGATGTTCGCGCTCATTCTCGCTAGAAACTTTAGAGCTTGCGCAACTTATCGTGGTTTACTTTACCTTCCCAATATCTTGTCTTCGGTTGCGGTAGGACTTGCTTTCATGTTCATCTTTGAACCATCAAGTGGGTTTATGAACCAGATGTTGGCTTCTCTTGGATTGCCAACATCAAAGTGGCTAGCCAGCAGCAAGTCATCACTATCGGTAATCATCACCATAGCAATTTGGCAGAACTTCGGGTATTACATGGTGCTCTTTATTGGCGGATTACAGAATATCAGCATCACCTTATATGAAGCTGCAGAAATGGATGGAGCTGGGAAAATAAAACAGTTCTTTCATGTCACCCTGCCAGGACTCTCTCCTATTCTTTTTTATGGATTAACCATTGCAATCATTCGAGGATTCCAGGTCTTCGACTATATATACATTATGACTGGAGGACAGCAGGGAGGTGGACCTGCAGGGTCAACCAATGTTCTCGCATTTGACATCTATCTCAATGCATTTACCTTCTTCCGTTTCGGATATGCCTCAGCTGAATCTGTGGTGTTAATGATTATTATCTTGGCGGTCACATTCCTACAGAGCCATGGACAAAAAAAGTGGGTGAATTATGATATCGTATAG
- a CDS encoding extracellular solute-binding protein, giving the protein MKTRRFFLVLILVFVTAGILFAAGGKEAASTKTEDGPVVISYYTWDDGSHKALIDTFNATHSHIQVDAQILPAADYETKLTTLLSGRADIDAFMEKRQADMFGQYDNGYLEPLDSYIAATGKPNDAVEAFKSSSVINGDIVVIPWRGGAYYTYYNEKVFEKAGIPTPDYYVERGEWTWEKFEEVSKAITAADPSLIGSTIYIWGGQGFFQAGQAGNDIVTPDGKIDSIENVVKQLEMRKRLEDLQAMWSLIDMKVTKLHYSKQFYDGNVGMLLIGEWFPGQMVVGRDDGLLAFDFEDWGITRLPCDQEEYVTVGLPTGNCITSYSKKKDAAFEFINWMSGPEGAAVAASYGVLPAAPGEEARVEIAKNLPEGNSIDYFLEEKGNYTANFSPYGTRVETEFAKIQEDFLLGNMNIDQFRTTFTKTLNDIIKTTY; this is encoded by the coding sequence ATGAAAACACGGAGATTTTTCCTTGTACTGATTCTTGTCTTTGTAACAGCAGGTATCTTGTTCGCAGCGGGAGGCAAAGAAGCTGCATCAACAAAAACAGAAGATGGCCCGGTGGTTATCTCGTATTACACATGGGATGACGGGAGCCATAAAGCACTGATTGACACATTCAATGCTACACACTCTCACATCCAGGTTGATGCGCAGATTCTTCCTGCAGCTGATTATGAAACAAAGCTCACTACACTCTTAAGTGGTCGTGCTGACATCGATGCTTTTATGGAAAAGCGACAGGCTGATATGTTCGGCCAATATGACAACGGTTATCTAGAACCACTTGATTCCTATATTGCAGCTACTGGAAAACCCAATGATGCAGTTGAAGCATTCAAGTCTAGTTCAGTGATCAATGGCGACATTGTAGTCATTCCCTGGAGAGGTGGAGCATATTACACCTACTATAATGAGAAAGTATTTGAAAAAGCAGGTATCCCTACTCCTGACTATTACGTAGAACGTGGTGAATGGACTTGGGAGAAATTTGAAGAGGTCTCCAAAGCAATAACGGCAGCTGACCCCTCCCTCATTGGATCCACCATCTATATTTGGGGCGGTCAGGGATTCTTCCAAGCAGGACAGGCTGGTAATGACATCGTTACCCCGGATGGTAAAATTGACTCAATCGAAAACGTTGTCAAACAGCTCGAAATGCGAAAGAGACTAGAGGATCTGCAAGCAATGTGGAGCCTGATCGATATGAAGGTAACCAAGCTTCACTACTCCAAGCAGTTCTATGATGGAAACGTTGGTATGCTGCTTATCGGTGAATGGTTCCCCGGCCAAATGGTTGTAGGTCGTGATGATGGATTGCTTGCATTCGACTTTGAGGACTGGGGTATTACCCGCCTTCCCTGTGATCAGGAAGAATACGTCACCGTCGGGCTTCCCACCGGAAACTGTATCACAAGTTATTCGAAGAAAAAGGATGCAGCATTCGAGTTTATCAATTGGATGAGTGGTCCTGAAGGTGCAGCTGTTGCAGCTTCATATGGCGTTCTCCCTGCGGCACCAGGTGAGGAAGCAAGAGTTGAAATTGCAAAGAACCTTCCAGAGGGAAATTCCATCGATTACTTCCTTGAGGAGAAGGGAAACTACACTGCCAATTTCAGCCCCTATGGAACTCGTGTTGAAACTGAATTCGCAAAGATCCAAGAAGACTTCTTACTTGGTAATATGAACATCGATCAATTCAGAACAACTTTTACCAAGACCCTGAACGACATCATCAAAACCACATACTAG
- a CDS encoding AraC family transcriptional regulator: protein MRKQSVTRSWLLKIFIPIISIVLVAMISLALVFSTLFTDVAQSIIVDDFLASLRMISTYYRQMRFSTVPIIDDLSDATEIRNYLLANVPKEQATLGVYARLENTVARNSYIHSIYLYNQNYGFFSSLNGVESSDNISDSTLLSFLDQQPRNKHLYQRQSIFSNKTIPLSLPRYDDAPTNLYSICNLSYDEQGNLRSGIVMNLSETAARNILASDDSNTMKNFYMIDEDFFIISHPDPKQFGQRVTSQSLLGQIVLFPESSGAEVLNDINGDEFLACWYDVGEMNWRLIYILPMVYLSEPLVALRWNLVLVFLGLAILASLLLVWETRRVNNQLTREKRFIDFLKGIVGIECLPLYHGSSFQLILFHRQPVDRKEVTCDKEQFLAFASQYFSIDGKQTLLLQVERGLFVYLTLQDSSNIISQCKKMRIDMSDRYSENLSILYNQTRIGLEDLPQTYAKMHHSLRTQILVHAGFVRPIEQTDNKEVNLFLGETAEVSKALMQKSCEAYKDAVQLLMSSLKSQDDYELFGAMKLYLSYSIVGLIGDIFEASEEITAQEWKLLTLSSRNYDELQEGLLRVEQLLLDYKQQYSKRHNLELIQSMKHLVAEHLYDVNLSSTFIADKVELSLGYTRNVFKASEHMSLNDYIGTKRIEEACRLLTSTKQSINSIRESLGFSNTSYFCTYFKKIKGFSPSEFRRKQRVE, encoded by the coding sequence ATGAGAAAGCAATCTGTAACTCGATCTTGGTTACTCAAGATATTTATTCCCATCATATCAATTGTTTTGGTTGCCATGATCTCTCTTGCATTAGTCTTTTCAACCTTGTTTACCGATGTAGCACAATCAATAATTGTCGATGATTTCCTCGCATCTTTGAGAATGATCAGTACTTACTATCGACAGATGAGATTTAGCACTGTTCCCATTATTGATGATTTGAGCGATGCCACAGAGATAAGAAATTATCTCCTCGCAAATGTACCTAAGGAACAAGCAACATTGGGAGTATACGCAAGGCTTGAGAACACAGTCGCACGTAATTCTTATATCCACTCAATATATTTGTATAATCAAAACTATGGATTTTTTTCCAGTTTGAATGGGGTTGAGTCATCAGATAATATCAGTGATTCTACTCTCCTATCATTCCTAGATCAACAACCTAGAAATAAGCATCTATATCAACGTCAATCAATATTTTCCAATAAAACGATTCCCCTGTCCTTGCCCAGATATGATGATGCGCCCACCAATCTCTATTCAATCTGTAATTTAAGTTATGATGAGCAAGGAAATTTGCGTTCTGGAATCGTAATGAATCTTTCCGAAACAGCTGCAAGAAATATATTGGCTTCTGATGATAGCAATACCATGAAAAACTTCTATATGATTGATGAAGATTTTTTCATCATCAGTCACCCAGATCCCAAACAGTTTGGACAACGGGTAACCAGTCAATCACTACTCGGCCAAATTGTGCTATTCCCAGAGTCTAGTGGGGCCGAAGTGTTGAACGATATCAATGGAGACGAGTTTCTTGCTTGTTGGTATGATGTGGGAGAGATGAACTGGCGTCTCATTTATATACTTCCTATGGTATATCTGAGTGAACCTTTAGTTGCCTTGCGGTGGAACCTAGTCTTGGTTTTCCTAGGTTTGGCTATTCTTGCTTCCCTGTTATTAGTCTGGGAAACGAGACGAGTGAATAATCAGCTTACCAGAGAGAAACGGTTTATTGATTTTCTCAAGGGGATTGTAGGGATTGAGTGCCTACCTCTTTACCATGGATCCTCCTTTCAACTTATTTTGTTCCATAGACAACCTGTTGATCGTAAAGAAGTAACTTGTGACAAAGAACAGTTCCTTGCCTTCGCCTCACAGTATTTTTCCATTGATGGGAAACAAACCTTATTACTTCAAGTAGAGCGAGGACTATTTGTGTATCTTACCCTTCAGGATTCTTCAAACATCATCTCCCAATGTAAAAAAATGCGTATAGATATGTCTGATAGATATTCTGAGAATCTTTCAATCTTATACAATCAAACTCGCATTGGTTTAGAGGATCTCCCACAAACATATGCTAAGATGCATCATTCATTACGTACGCAGATATTAGTACATGCTGGATTTGTAAGGCCTATTGAACAAACAGATAACAAGGAAGTAAATCTTTTCCTTGGTGAGACGGCTGAGGTAAGCAAGGCTCTCATGCAAAAATCGTGTGAAGCGTATAAGGACGCTGTCCAATTACTTATGTCTAGCCTTAAGAGCCAAGATGATTATGAGTTGTTTGGGGCAATGAAGCTCTATCTTAGCTACTCCATTGTCGGGTTGATAGGTGATATATTCGAGGCCTCTGAGGAAATTACTGCTCAGGAATGGAAGCTTCTAACCCTTAGTAGTCGCAATTATGATGAATTACAGGAAGGATTGCTCCGGGTTGAGCAACTTCTATTAGACTATAAACAACAATATTCGAAACGGCATAACCTTGAGCTTATACAAAGCATGAAACACCTTGTTGCAGAGCACCTGTATGATGTAAATCTCAGTTCAACATTTATTGCTGATAAAGTTGAACTTTCCCTTGGGTATACTCGAAACGTATTCAAGGCATCTGAGCATATGAGCTTGAATGATTATATCGGAACAAAGCGCATAGAAGAAGCCTGTCGTCTTCTCACCTCAACCAAGCAATCAATCAATTCGATACGAGAAAGCCTCGGCTTCTCGAATACCTCATATTTCTGTACATACTTCAAGAAGATCAAAGGGTTTTCTCCCTCTGAATTTAGAAGAAAACAAAGGGTTGAATGA